Genomic window (Magnolia sinica isolate HGM2019 chromosome 10, MsV1, whole genome shotgun sequence):
ggatctgcttcatttttgggctcatgccctaaaatggtataGAAAAACAGACGGATGGcaaggatatagaatacatacatcaaggtgggccccacagtaatggcCGCACCaccttgggtgaggccaggccaCACCTAATCTGTTCCCCTATGAAAAGGGATACATGCAATGCCATGTAATGCAACTATAtgcacacaaaaataaaaataaaaataaaaagtaacaaGCAGGCTCTCAAGGACACAAGATGTGCCATTGTAAGAAAAAAGATTAAAACAGGAATTCTCCATTAAGACAGATGGAGTAAACACTATACAAGGGCGCCTAGCCTAGCGGTCATAAAAACGGGAGCGGCGCATCTGGGAACTGCAACATGGAATAGAGCAGACAGAGAATCAGTCCTTCAGAGAGAGCAAAAAAGTATGTTTGTTGTAAATTTCCAATCATCTTAAAACCACTCGACGAAGAAAAAAGTAGTAGTTAGTCAGTACAGGAATATATTTCAACGCATGAAAACATGTACACCTGGGTCTAGGCCCCACATCTAGTGGGCAGCACCGTGAACACCCCACAGTTCAAACTCGTACTAACCAATCACTTTCTCCTGCCATATCCTTGCTGATGATGTTCCATTTTAACCATTTCTACCTTTTCCTCTCTACCTGCTTCAAAGGCCACCAGACGAGATGGGACTGCTTACTAGGTGTAATTCTGAACTGAAGTGCGGTCCACCACAGAACGgaccattagatggatggtcacAATCCACCTATCCCTCTGTTGTGTGTACATGGGAGGAAGGTTTTATGGAGTTTCCCCACATTTCTGATGGATGAAAATTAACAAAACTCATAGAAACCATGCAAGTCATATCCCTATGAGAGCTTTACCAAGCGCACGTGCGCGGGTAATGAAGCTCACTCATGTACACACCAGCAGGTGCCAGCATACGTGCAAGATctaaatccatccatcatgtttgtCCGACCTTGTACGCAAAAGTAAAATCTGATCCAATCAGCATGTTGGCCCCAACATCAGATCTGATGGATGGACttgaaaacttcagccaagcttTTCTGAGCCATACTTCTGTTTTGCAAACTGTCACCCACCTGACTACAGGATCAACCTGATTCGTGGGCCAGGACATCAATAGTGGTGCCGTTCTGATAGTTGGATTGGATTGCAAGACCTaccatgccatgctggcacatgtttagcatgtacatgagctttattgcacacatgtGGGCTTCGCACATGCTCTCCCTATGAATCCCATAGGTCGATCTCAGAGAAAATTACAGAGCAAGTTGATGAAGAAAAGTGATTATAAAACAAGGCACAGCTGGCCGATTGATTCAAACTAAATGGCTCACAGATTGATGACTTGGGTAAAGATTTATTTCCAGAAAGACCAATGATATTACAAACAGCAACTACGAGAtcaaacaaacaaagaaatgTTAAGATAGATGTTATACTGACCTGCGATGACTAGAGCTCCCCCTACTGACAACACCTCTAGTCACATAATCATAATCAGTTTCATCAATTCGGTACTCGGCAATCTCTAAAGAAGCCACAGAACTGTCATCTGTATTGGAAGCATCATAGCTCGATCTCCGACGTCCTCTCCTTGTTCTGCTGATTCTGGACCTCCGTCGGTTCCTTGATGTTCTAAAGTTATCAAAGACCTGATACAAGATACAGGACGTCCACCAATTTCCATTGTCACCCGGGAAATCCTCATACTCATCTCCTGTGTCATCATCCCCATACTCAATCACATAATCCCCGAGTACCACTCCATTCGGTACTTCTGAATGTATGGTACTCAAAACGTCTATAATTTCAGACGACTGCTGGAAGTTTTCCCAATCAAGTTGCCGGGCCGGATCTATTTCTGATGGCCGAGCATGAGGGTGTTGGACCTTAGCATGATTTTGAAGCTCCGAGTAGTTTCCAAGGTATGAACAGCGTTCCTCCTGGCAGCACCGATTCTTTTTATTTAAATGAATGCGGGCTTCATCGACAACAACCCAACCCGTAACTTCTCCTCTACATAAGGGGCAAGTCGGTTGGACACTAGTGTTTGTGGTTGTTGGCTGAGTGCTTTCCTCAGATAGTGTTGCATCTGAAGTTGAAGGAACCTTTGCTGCCATTGACATCCCATTTGCGCTTTTGAATCGGTCAAGGCAGTTTGAGTGTGTGTGGTCTGTGTCGCACATGAACGGTCGGCACCCATTCTTGTAAGACGAGCACTGGAGGAGGACGCCATTGTGAGGGAAATCCAAACAGATGGGGCACGTCACATCTTCCCAGTTGGTATTCAACCGAACATGCTCTATATCGAAAGTGTTTGATTGCAGGCCCTGCACATGAAAGTTGTCTGTCGCCATGATAAGCCTTGCAGGCCTTCATTCACTGATTTGGCTTGGAGCCTGACCGCAAAAAACCGCACGTGATCTCAACAAAAcacaataaaaaattatttatattttctgatCACAATATAGAAATTTTGATGATTAGACATTTAGGGCCAATGAAAAATGAATAAAACTCATTTTCTTCCAACAGGGTCACTATAGCCTCAGAGCTTGTCGGCAGAATTGTGAACGGTCAGGTGGACTGCTGTACTTACAATGGGCCTGCTATTTGGGCCATGATACATTGATTTGGATCATGCACAAGTGCCACCACTTGACATGAGTGGAAAGAGGTGGAAAAAGAAAAGATGCCTCCCAAACTCATTTCCAGTGAGAATGCCTCTGAAACTCTGTTTCAGGCAGTGACAGTGGAATAGCACTAGCAGTATTCAATTTAAAATGATAAAGGGCTGTGACCCAAAAAGAACCGTAGTATTTAGTGTTTTCCAGATAGGAAACatttaacccaaaaaaaaaaaactaaattaaaaatcCAATTGCCACCTAGTATAACAAATGTCGGCCGGCAGATCATTGGCCAGTGTTCCCTCCATccgttaataaaaaaaatataaataaataaataaacggtgAAATCAGCAATCAATTTCTCCATTTTGGAACTAAAACCTAAGAACAGCCCCAACTTTGAATGAAATGATTGATTCATATAGTTATACAGCAACGATTGGAAAAAGGaaatagggggaaaaaaaaaactcatgcaACTAAGGATTTCTTTTAACTCAGCTGCTTTCAAGTTCCCCAAGTTTCAATTGTTAAGAGTGAGTTTCAATGCACCCGGAATTGGGAGCAGAATGGACGCTTTACCAACCAAATTGAGATAGGCAAAAGAACAACTCCCAAGTGTTTTACCACTGCCTGTGATCTGGGGAAGAATTGTGTTTATTCCAATGCAATTTGGATTGGCACCAAATCGCCTTTTTGGGGACTGCCTAATGCCCAGATGCCCCCAAGTCTTTAAAACTACATTAAGTCCCCTCACCATTTTGGGGACATCCAAACAGCCGAGTACAGAAAACCTACTTCCATCTTACAAATTTTACCTAAATCTCATTCGCTGTTCTCGAGAAAAAATAACATTTTCATGGCTGGTTCTTCTAAGTATGATAACAAAGCAATAACCTTGAACCTTATTGTTAAAACCTTCAAAGCCTAAATCGTTGACCTCAACAACACTTAAAACCTCAGTATTTGGATCATCTGTACAACAAGTCATAAGGATGTCAAAGGACATATACAGACCAATAACAACCAACTGACGTAGTCCTAATCCAATAAAGacatcatcattgtcattgtGGTCATCATCGTTTTGGTCATCTCATAGACTTGTCCCAACCATTTGAACTCAGCTTTACAAATCCTATTTCACTGGAAATACCCTATACCCTCCAAGTTCATCTGTTTTGCTTGGCTCGCAGTGAAGAACAGGATCCTTACAATCGACAACCCGCAGAAAAAAGGAATGCGACTCTCCAACATATGCCTATGCTGTATAGGAAATGAGGAGTCTGTTGATCACTTGCTGCTCCACTGCCCATTCATATCTACCATTCGGGATGATCTCCTTTTGAGATTCAGCGTGTATGGGTGCATGCCTCAATCTGCTCCTCTCCTACTGGATTACTGGAATGGATTTAAGCTGGGCAAAAGAAAAACTACGGTGTGGAAAATAGCTATCATTGCTCTCTGGTGGGCGGTGTGGAAGGAACGAAATGAGAGATGCTTCAACAATTCTCAATCTACTGCTTCAGTCGTAGGATCATGGGCGAAGAACCTTATCATCGAATGGGCAGCTCTCATTCCTGTTATGAAGGATTTCGACCTCCAGTTCTTAGGGATCTAatattcctttcttttttcctggTTTCTTTTCTGCTTTTcgccttttgttttcttttccttgtttGCGTCTGCCATCTCGGCAGTCTTTGTAGTTTTTTACTCATTTTTAATATAAGCTCGttacttcttaaaaaaaaaaaaatcctatttcaCCAATCATTCCTAAACCCCCACTGGTGCGAAGCATCTACTTTCACCACCATCATCTATGACGTAGGAacaaaggaagaaatgaagaaaggtCAGTAGAAAAAAGGTGAACAAACAGAAGATGAAAGGGGTTCAGTGAGGGCCCATGTTGGCAATAAAGATGTAGGGGCTATTCTTGTTTTGCTATTGAAAGCCATATTTTCTATGTAAAAATAATTCCAAATGACGTGAAATTGGCCATGTTTGATTGGTTATTTAGTTACCTTTCCAACCGGCCCAAGATCAAGCAATTAGAACTAGGATTTagagcaaggtattcaataaccgTAATGGTGGCATTAATAGCATAATGATCATTACAGGCTCCATAACAACCGTTATGGCCTGTATAGGACTGTTACAGGCCCCTATTGGCCCGTTATATCCCCGTATTGGCTGTTACAGGCCCATTCTAggccccccttttttttcttcttttttttctcagaTTGAGTGTTACAACCCTTTAACACATAACAGATCTACCATCTCTGTTACGTGAAAaccattacacacacacacacacacacacagaagaagaagaatttagTTGATGTTGCtttgttttaggtttatatt
Coding sequences:
- the LOC131217183 gene encoding uncharacterized protein LOC131217183 isoform X4 translates to MSGLHFHVKLDNFHVQGLQSNTFDIEHVRLNTNWEDVTCPICLDFPHNGVLLQCSSYKNGCRPFMCDTDHTHSNCLDRFKSANGMSMAAKVPSTSDATLSEESTQPTTTNTSVQPTCPLCRGEVTGWVVVDEARIHLNKKNRCCQEERCSYLGNYSELQNHAKVQHPHARPSEIDPARQLDWENFQQSSEIIDVLSTIHSEVPNGVVLGDYVIEYGDDDTGDEYEDFPGDNGNWWTSCILYQVFDNFRTSRNRRRSRISRTRRGRRRSSYDASNTDDSSVASLEIAEYRIDETDYDYVTRGVVSRGSSSHRRGIGGL
- the LOC131217183 gene encoding uncharacterized protein LOC131217183 isoform X1 → MSGLHFHVKLDNFHVQGLQSNTFDIEHVRLNTNWEDVTCPICLDFPHNGVLLQCSSYKNGCRPFMCDTDHTHSNCLDRFKSANGMSMAAKVPSTSDATLSEESTQPTTTNTSVQPTCPLCRGEVTGWVVVDEARIHLNKKNRCCQEERCSYLGNYSELQNHAKVQHPHARPSEIDPARQLDWENFQQSSEIIDVLSTIHSEVPNGVVLGDYVIEYGDDDTGDEYEDFPGDNGNWWTSCILYQVFDNFRTSRNRRRSRISRTRRGRRRSSYDASNTDDSSVASLEIAEYRIDETDYDYVTRGVVSRGSSSHRRNVGKLHKTFLPCTHNRGIGGL
- the LOC131217183 gene encoding uncharacterized protein LOC131217183 isoform X5, producing the protein MATDNFHVQGLQSNTFDIEHVRLNTNWEDVTCPICLDFPHNGVLLQCSSYKNGCRPFMCDTDHTHSNCLDRFKSANGMSMAAKVPSTSDATLSEESTQPTTTNTSVQPTCPLCRGEVTGWVVVDEARIHLNKKNRCCQEERCSYLGNYSELQNHAKVQHPHARPSEIDPARQLDWENFQQSSEIIDVLSTIHSEVPNGVVLGDYVIEYGDDDTGDEYEDFPGDNGNWWTSCILYQVFDNFRTSRNRRRSRISRTRRGRRRSSYDASNTDDSSVASLEIAEYRIDETDYDYVTRGVVSRGSSSHRSSQMRRSRFYDR
- the LOC131217183 gene encoding uncharacterized protein LOC131217183 isoform X3; the encoded protein is MSGLHFHVKLDNFHVQGLQSNTFDIEHVRLNTNWEDVTCPICLDFPHNGVLLQCSSYKNGCRPFMCDTDHTHSNCLDRFKSANGMSMAAKVPSTSDATLSEESTQPTTTNTSVQPTCPLCRGEVTGWVVVDEARIHLNKKNRCCQEERCSYLGNYSELQNHAKVQHPHARPSEIDPARQLDWENFQQSSEIIDVLSTIHSEVPNGVVLGDYVIEYGDDDTGDEYEDFPGDNGNWWTSCILYQVFDNFRTSRNRRRSRISRTRRGRRRSSYDASNTDDSSVASLEIAEYRIDETDYDYVTRGVVSRGSSSHRSSQMRRSRFYDR
- the LOC131217183 gene encoding uncharacterized protein LOC131217183 isoform X7, whose product is MSGLHFHVKLDNFHVQGLQSNTFDIEHVRLNTNWEDVTCPICLDFPHNGVLLQCSSYKNGCRPFMCDTDHTHSNCLDRFKSANGMSMAAKVPSTSDATLSEESTQPTTTNTSVQPTCPLCRGEVTGWVVVDEARIHLNKKNRCCQEERCSYLGNYSELQNHAKVQHPHARPSEIDPARQLDWENFQQSSEIIDVLSTIHSEVPNGVVLGDYVIEYGDDDTGDEYEDFPGDNGNWWTSCILYQVFDNFRTSRNRRRSRISRTRRGRRRSSYDASNTDDSSVASLEIAEYRIDETDYDYVTRGVVSRGSSSHRR
- the LOC131217183 gene encoding uncharacterized protein LOC131217183 isoform X6, yielding MSGLHFHVKLDNFHVQGLQSNTFDIEHVRLNTNWEDVTCPICLDFPHNGVLLQCSSYKNGCRPFMCDTDHTHSNCLDRFKSANGMSMAAKVPSTSDATLSEESTQPTTTNTSVQPTCPLCRGEVTGWVVVDEARIHLNKKNRCCQEERCSYLGNYSELQNHAKVQHPHARPSEIDPARQLDWENFQQSSEIIDVLSTIHSEVPNGVVLGDYVIEYGDDDTGDEYEDFPGDNGNWWTSCILYQVFDNFRTSRNRRRSRISRTRRGRRRSSYDASNTDDSSVASLEIAEYRIDETDYDYVTRGVVSRGSSSHRRLCP
- the LOC131217183 gene encoding uncharacterized protein LOC131217183 isoform X2, whose product is MATDNFHVQGLQSNTFDIEHVRLNTNWEDVTCPICLDFPHNGVLLQCSSYKNGCRPFMCDTDHTHSNCLDRFKSANGMSMAAKVPSTSDATLSEESTQPTTTNTSVQPTCPLCRGEVTGWVVVDEARIHLNKKNRCCQEERCSYLGNYSELQNHAKVQHPHARPSEIDPARQLDWENFQQSSEIIDVLSTIHSEVPNGVVLGDYVIEYGDDDTGDEYEDFPGDNGNWWTSCILYQVFDNFRTSRNRRRSRISRTRRGRRRSSYDASNTDDSSVASLEIAEYRIDETDYDYVTRGVVSRGSSSHRRNVGKLHKTFLPCTHNRGIGGL